The following coding sequences are from one Vulpes vulpes isolate BD-2025 chromosome 12, VulVul3, whole genome shotgun sequence window:
- the MIB2 gene encoding E3 ubiquitin-protein ligase MIB2 isoform X2: MLSVCWALGTSVMEPRQSGPGAVLPTMDPDPQAGVQVGMRVVRGVDWKWGQQDGGEGGVGTVVELGRHGSPSTPDRTVVVQWDHGTRTNYRAGYQGAHDLLLYDNAQIGVRHPNIICDCCKKHGLRGMRWKCRVCFDYDLCTQCYMHNKHDLTHAFERYETAHSRPVTLSPRQGLPRIPLRGIFQGAKVVRGPDWEWGSQDGGEGKLGRVVDIRGWDVETGRSVASVTWADGTTNVYRVGHKGKVDLKCVNEAAGGFYYKEHLPRLGKPAELQRRVSADSQPFQHGDKVKCLLDTDILREMQEGHGGWNPRMAETGTVHRITDRGDVRVQFGRETRWTFHPGALTKHNAFWVGDVVRVIDDLDTVKRLQAGHGEWTDDMAPALGRIGKVVKVFRDGNLRVAVGGQLWTFSPSCLVAYRPEEDANLDVAERARENKSFLSVALEKLRAQKSDLEHPGRLVVEVALGSMAGALDQLRRHPEQVDTKNQGRTALQVAAYLGQVELVRLLLQARAGMDLADDEGNTALHYAALGNQPEAARLLLSSGCGANALNSTRSAALHVAVQRGFLEVVKVLCERGCDVNLPDAHADTPLHCAISAGAGASGIVEVLTEVPGVDVTATNSQGFTLLHHASLKGHTLAVRRILARARQLVDAKKEDGFTALHLAALNNHREVAQILIREGRCDVNVRNRKLQSPLHLAVQQAHVGLVPLLVDAGCSVNAEDEEGDTALHVALQRHQLLPLAADGAGGDPGPLQLLSRLQASGLPGSGELTVGAAVACFLALEGADVSYANHRGRSPLDLAAEGRVLKALQGCAQRFRERHAGGSGGAAPGPRLVLGTPNTVTNLHVAAPSGPEAAECLVCSELALLVLFSPCQHRTVCEECARRMKKCIRCQVVIGKKLRPDGTEVASATPASGPPRQLVEELQSRYRQMEERITCPICIDSHIRLVFQCGHGACAPCGAALSACPICRQPIRDRIQIFV, from the exons ATGCTCAGcgtgtgctgggccctggggacatCAGTGATGGAGCCCAGGCAAAGTG GTCCCGGAGCAGTCCTGCCCACCATGGACCCAGACCCCCAGGCAGGTGTGCAGGTGGGCATGCGTGTGGTACGCGGCGTGGACTGGAAGTGGGGCCAGCAGGATGGCGGTGAGGGCGGCGTGGGCACAGTGGTGGAGCTCGGCCGCCATGGTAGCCCCTCGACCCCCGACCGCACGGTAGTTGTGCAGTGGGACCACGGCACCCGCACCAACTACCGCGCTGGCTACCAGGGTGCCCACGACCTGCTGCTCTATGACAACGCCCAGATCG GCGTCCGCCACCCCAACATCATCTGCGACTGCTGCAAGAAGCACGGCCTGCGAGGCATGCGCTGGAAGTGCCGCGTCTGCTTCGACTACGACCTGTGCACGCAGTGCTACATGCACAACAAGCATGACCTCACCCACGCCTTCGAGCGCTACGAGACAGCCCACTCCCGCCC GGTCACGCTGAGTCCCCGCCAGGGCCTCCCGAGGATCCCATTGAGGGGCATCTTCCAGGGGGCGAAGGTGGTGCGGGGCCCTGACTGGGAGTGGGGTTCGCAGGATG gaggggaagggaagctgGGCCGAGTGGTGGACATCCGTGGCTGGGATGTGGAGACGGGCCGGAGTGTGGCCAGTGTGACGTGGGCTGATGGCACCACCAATGTGTACCGTGTGGGCCACAAGGGCAAGGTGGACCTCAAGTGTGTGAACGAGGCAGCTGGTGGCTTCTACTACAAGGAGCACCTCCCGAGGCTTG GTAAGCCAGCAGAGCTGCAGCGCAGGGTGAGTGCCGACAGCCAGCCTTTCCAGCACGGGGACAAGGTTAAGTGTCTGCTGGACACAGACATCCTGAGGGAGATGCAGGAAGGCCACGGCGGGTGGAACCCCAGGATGGCGGAG ACGGGCACCGTGCACCGCATCACGGACCGTGGGGATGTGCGTGTGCAGTTCGGCCGTGAGACCCGCTGGACCTTCCACCCTGGGGCTCTCACCAAG caCAATGCCTTCTGGGTGGGCGATGTGGTACGGGTCATCGATGACCTTGACACAGTGAAGCGGCTGCAGGCTGGGCATGGCGAGTGGACAGATGACATGGCCCCC GCCCTGGGCCGCATTGGGAAGGTGGTGAAAGTTTTCAGAGACGGTAACCTGCGTGTGGCAGTCGGTGGTCAGCTGTGGACCTTCAGCCCCTCCTGCCTGGTGGCCTACCGGCCTGAGGAGGATGCCAACCTGGATGTGGCCGAACGTGCCAGGGAGAACAAAA gcttcctgagtGTTGCCCTGGAGAAGCTTCGAGCCCAGAAGAGTGACTTGGAGCACCCGGGGAGACTGGTGGTGGAGGTGGCCTTGGGCAGTATGGCCGGGGCTCTGGACCAGCTGAGGCGGCACCCAGAGCAG GTGGACACCAAGAACCAGGGCAGGACCGCCCTGCAGGTGGCCGCCTACCTAGGCCAGGTGGAGCTGGTGCGGCTGCTGCTGCAGGCACGAGCGGGCATGGACCTGGCAGATGATGAGGGCAATACGGCGCTGCACTATGCAGCCTTGGG GAACCAGCCTGAGGCTGCCCGGTTGCTCCTGAGCTCCGGGTGTGGGGCCAATGCTCTTAACAGCACCCGGAGCGCAGCATTGCATGTGGCTGTGCAGAGGGGCTTCCTAGAGGTGGTGAAGGTCCTCTGTGAACGTGGCTGTGACGTCAACCTGCCT GATGCACACGCGGACACACCTCTGCACTGTGCCATCTCGGCGGGCGCCGGCGCCAGCGGCATCGTGGAGGTCCTCACTGAGGTGCCGGGTGTTGATGTCACGGCCACTAACAGCCAGGGCTTCACCCTGCTGCATCACGCATCCCTCAAGGGCCACACGCT AGCTGTCAGGAGGATTCTAGCTCGGGCACGACAGCTGGTGGACGCCAAGAAGGAGGATGGCTTCACAGCCTTACACCTGGCTGCCCTCAACAACCACCGGGAAGTGGCCCAGATTCTCATCCGGGAG GGCCGCTGCGATGTGAACGTTCGCAACCGTAAGCTCCAGTCCCCCCTGCACCTGGCCGTGCAGCAGGCCCATGTGGGGCTGGTGCCGCTGCTGGTGGACGCGGGCTGCAGTGTCAACGCCGAGGATGAGGAAGGGGACACAGCCTTGCACGTGGCCCTGCAGCGTCATCAGCTGCTGCCCCTGGCAGCAGATGGGGCCGGGGGGGACCCAGGGCCCTTGCAGCTGCTGTCCAGG CTCCAGGCCTCAGGCCTCCCGGGCAGCGGGGAGCTGACGGTGGGAGCGGCGGTCGCATGCTTCCTGGCGCTGGAGGGCGCCGACGTGAGCTACGCCAACCACCGCGGCCGCAGCCCGCTGGACCTGGCCGCTGAGGGCCGTGTACTCAAGGCCCTGCAGGGCTGTGCGCAGCGCTTCCG GGAGAGGCACGCGGGCGGCAGCGGGGGTGCGGCCCCGGGCCCGAGGCTGGTGCTTGGCACCCCCAACACCGTGACGAACCTGCACGTGGCTGCGCCGTCGGGGCCCGAGGCCGCCGAGTGCCTGGTGTGCTCGGAGCTGGCGCTGCTGGTGTTGTTCTCGCCGTGCCAGCACCGCACTGTGTGCGAGG agTGCGCGCGCAGGATGAAGAAGTGCATCAGATGCCAGGTGGTCATCGGCAAGAAGCTGCGGccag ACGGCACAGAGGTGGCCAGCGCGACCCCCGCGTCCGGCCCGCCGCGGCAGCTGGTGGAGGAGCTGCAGAGTCGCTACCGGCAGATGGAGGAGCGCATCACCTGCCCCATCTGCATTGACAGCCACATCCGCCTCGTGTTCCAGTGCGGCCACGGCGCGTGCGCACCCTGCGGCGCCGCGCTCAGCGCCTGCCCCATCTGCCGCCAGCCCATCCGCGACCGCATCCAGATCTTCGTGTag
- the MIB2 gene encoding E3 ubiquitin-protein ligase MIB2 isoform X7 produces the protein MLSVCWALGTSVMEPRQSGPGAVLPTMDPDPQAGVQVGMRVVRGVDWKWGQQDGGEGGVGTVVELGRHGSPSTPDRTVVVQWDHGTRTNYRAGYQGAHDLLLYDNAQIGVRHPNIICDCCKKHGLRGMRWKCRVCFDYDLCTQCYMHNKHDLTHAFERYETAHSRPVTLSPRQGLPRIPLRGIFQGAKVVRGPDWEWGSQDGGEGKLGRVVDIRGWDVETGRSVASVTWADGTTNVYRVGHKGKVDLKCVNEAAGGFYYKEHLPRLGKPAELQRRVSADSQPFQHGDKVKCLLDTDILREMQEGHGGWNPRMAEHNAFWVGDVVRVIDDLDTVKRLQAGHGEWTDDMAPALGRIGKVVKVFRDGNLRVAVGGQLWTFSPSCLVAYRPEEDANLDVAERARENKSFLSVALEKLRAQKSDLEHPGRLVVEVALGSMAGALDQLRRHPEQVDTKNQGRTALQVAAYLGQVELVRLLLQARAGMDLADDEGNTALHYAALGNQPEAARLLLSSGCGANALNSTRSAALHVAVQRGFLEVVKVLCERGCDVNLPDAHADTPLHCAISAGAGASGIVEVLTEVPGVDVTATNSQGFTLLHHASLKGHTLAVRRILARARQLVDAKKEDGFTALHLAALNNHREVAQILIREGRCDVNVRNRKLQSPLHLAVQQAHVGLVPLLVDAGCSVNAEDEEGDTALHVALQRHQLLPLAADGAGGDPGPLQLLSRLQASGLPGSGELTVGAAVACFLALEGADVSYANHRGRSPLDLAAEGRVLKALQGCAQRFRERHAGGSGGAAPGPRLVLGTPNTVTNLHVAAPSGPEAAECLVCSELALLVLFSPCQHRTVCEECARRMKKCIRCQVVIGKKLRPDGTEVASATPASGPPRQLVEELQSRYRQMEERITCPICIDSHIRLVFQCGHGACAPCGAALSACPICRQPIRDRIQIFV, from the exons ATGCTCAGcgtgtgctgggccctggggacatCAGTGATGGAGCCCAGGCAAAGTG GTCCCGGAGCAGTCCTGCCCACCATGGACCCAGACCCCCAGGCAGGTGTGCAGGTGGGCATGCGTGTGGTACGCGGCGTGGACTGGAAGTGGGGCCAGCAGGATGGCGGTGAGGGCGGCGTGGGCACAGTGGTGGAGCTCGGCCGCCATGGTAGCCCCTCGACCCCCGACCGCACGGTAGTTGTGCAGTGGGACCACGGCACCCGCACCAACTACCGCGCTGGCTACCAGGGTGCCCACGACCTGCTGCTCTATGACAACGCCCAGATCG GCGTCCGCCACCCCAACATCATCTGCGACTGCTGCAAGAAGCACGGCCTGCGAGGCATGCGCTGGAAGTGCCGCGTCTGCTTCGACTACGACCTGTGCACGCAGTGCTACATGCACAACAAGCATGACCTCACCCACGCCTTCGAGCGCTACGAGACAGCCCACTCCCGCCC GGTCACGCTGAGTCCCCGCCAGGGCCTCCCGAGGATCCCATTGAGGGGCATCTTCCAGGGGGCGAAGGTGGTGCGGGGCCCTGACTGGGAGTGGGGTTCGCAGGATG gaggggaagggaagctgGGCCGAGTGGTGGACATCCGTGGCTGGGATGTGGAGACGGGCCGGAGTGTGGCCAGTGTGACGTGGGCTGATGGCACCACCAATGTGTACCGTGTGGGCCACAAGGGCAAGGTGGACCTCAAGTGTGTGAACGAGGCAGCTGGTGGCTTCTACTACAAGGAGCACCTCCCGAGGCTTG GTAAGCCAGCAGAGCTGCAGCGCAGGGTGAGTGCCGACAGCCAGCCTTTCCAGCACGGGGACAAGGTTAAGTGTCTGCTGGACACAGACATCCTGAGGGAGATGCAGGAAGGCCACGGCGGGTGGAACCCCAGGATGGCGGAG caCAATGCCTTCTGGGTGGGCGATGTGGTACGGGTCATCGATGACCTTGACACAGTGAAGCGGCTGCAGGCTGGGCATGGCGAGTGGACAGATGACATGGCCCCC GCCCTGGGCCGCATTGGGAAGGTGGTGAAAGTTTTCAGAGACGGTAACCTGCGTGTGGCAGTCGGTGGTCAGCTGTGGACCTTCAGCCCCTCCTGCCTGGTGGCCTACCGGCCTGAGGAGGATGCCAACCTGGATGTGGCCGAACGTGCCAGGGAGAACAAAA gcttcctgagtGTTGCCCTGGAGAAGCTTCGAGCCCAGAAGAGTGACTTGGAGCACCCGGGGAGACTGGTGGTGGAGGTGGCCTTGGGCAGTATGGCCGGGGCTCTGGACCAGCTGAGGCGGCACCCAGAGCAG GTGGACACCAAGAACCAGGGCAGGACCGCCCTGCAGGTGGCCGCCTACCTAGGCCAGGTGGAGCTGGTGCGGCTGCTGCTGCAGGCACGAGCGGGCATGGACCTGGCAGATGATGAGGGCAATACGGCGCTGCACTATGCAGCCTTGGG GAACCAGCCTGAGGCTGCCCGGTTGCTCCTGAGCTCCGGGTGTGGGGCCAATGCTCTTAACAGCACCCGGAGCGCAGCATTGCATGTGGCTGTGCAGAGGGGCTTCCTAGAGGTGGTGAAGGTCCTCTGTGAACGTGGCTGTGACGTCAACCTGCCT GATGCACACGCGGACACACCTCTGCACTGTGCCATCTCGGCGGGCGCCGGCGCCAGCGGCATCGTGGAGGTCCTCACTGAGGTGCCGGGTGTTGATGTCACGGCCACTAACAGCCAGGGCTTCACCCTGCTGCATCACGCATCCCTCAAGGGCCACACGCT AGCTGTCAGGAGGATTCTAGCTCGGGCACGACAGCTGGTGGACGCCAAGAAGGAGGATGGCTTCACAGCCTTACACCTGGCTGCCCTCAACAACCACCGGGAAGTGGCCCAGATTCTCATCCGGGAG GGCCGCTGCGATGTGAACGTTCGCAACCGTAAGCTCCAGTCCCCCCTGCACCTGGCCGTGCAGCAGGCCCATGTGGGGCTGGTGCCGCTGCTGGTGGACGCGGGCTGCAGTGTCAACGCCGAGGATGAGGAAGGGGACACAGCCTTGCACGTGGCCCTGCAGCGTCATCAGCTGCTGCCCCTGGCAGCAGATGGGGCCGGGGGGGACCCAGGGCCCTTGCAGCTGCTGTCCAGG CTCCAGGCCTCAGGCCTCCCGGGCAGCGGGGAGCTGACGGTGGGAGCGGCGGTCGCATGCTTCCTGGCGCTGGAGGGCGCCGACGTGAGCTACGCCAACCACCGCGGCCGCAGCCCGCTGGACCTGGCCGCTGAGGGCCGTGTACTCAAGGCCCTGCAGGGCTGTGCGCAGCGCTTCCG GGAGAGGCACGCGGGCGGCAGCGGGGGTGCGGCCCCGGGCCCGAGGCTGGTGCTTGGCACCCCCAACACCGTGACGAACCTGCACGTGGCTGCGCCGTCGGGGCCCGAGGCCGCCGAGTGCCTGGTGTGCTCGGAGCTGGCGCTGCTGGTGTTGTTCTCGCCGTGCCAGCACCGCACTGTGTGCGAGG agTGCGCGCGCAGGATGAAGAAGTGCATCAGATGCCAGGTGGTCATCGGCAAGAAGCTGCGGccag ACGGCACAGAGGTGGCCAGCGCGACCCCCGCGTCCGGCCCGCCGCGGCAGCTGGTGGAGGAGCTGCAGAGTCGCTACCGGCAGATGGAGGAGCGCATCACCTGCCCCATCTGCATTGACAGCCACATCCGCCTCGTGTTCCAGTGCGGCCACGGCGCGTGCGCACCCTGCGGCGCCGCGCTCAGCGCCTGCCCCATCTGCCGCCAGCCCATCCGCGACCGCATCCAGATCTTCGTGTag
- the MIB2 gene encoding E3 ubiquitin-protein ligase MIB2 isoform X1, which produces MLSVCWALGTSVMEPRQSGPGAVLPTMDPDPQAGVQVGMRVVRGVDWKWGQQDGGEGGVGTVVELGRHGSPSTPDRTVVVQWDHGTRTNYRAGYQGAHDLLLYDNAQIGVRHPNIICDCCKKHGLRGMRWKCRVCFDYDLCTQCYMHNKHDLTHAFERYETAHSRPVTLSPRQGLPRIPLRGIFQGAKVVRGPDWEWGSQDGGEGKLGRVVDIRGWDVETGRSVASVTWADGTTNVYRVGHKGKVDLKCVNEAAGGFYYKEHLPRLGKPAELQRRVSADSQPFQHGDKVKCLLDTDILREMQEGHGGWNPRMAEFIGQTGTVHRITDRGDVRVQFGRETRWTFHPGALTKHNAFWVGDVVRVIDDLDTVKRLQAGHGEWTDDMAPALGRIGKVVKVFRDGNLRVAVGGQLWTFSPSCLVAYRPEEDANLDVAERARENKSFLSVALEKLRAQKSDLEHPGRLVVEVALGSMAGALDQLRRHPEQVDTKNQGRTALQVAAYLGQVELVRLLLQARAGMDLADDEGNTALHYAALGNQPEAARLLLSSGCGANALNSTRSAALHVAVQRGFLEVVKVLCERGCDVNLPDAHADTPLHCAISAGAGASGIVEVLTEVPGVDVTATNSQGFTLLHHASLKGHTLAVRRILARARQLVDAKKEDGFTALHLAALNNHREVAQILIREGRCDVNVRNRKLQSPLHLAVQQAHVGLVPLLVDAGCSVNAEDEEGDTALHVALQRHQLLPLAADGAGGDPGPLQLLSRLQASGLPGSGELTVGAAVACFLALEGADVSYANHRGRSPLDLAAEGRVLKALQGCAQRFRERHAGGSGGAAPGPRLVLGTPNTVTNLHVAAPSGPEAAECLVCSELALLVLFSPCQHRTVCEECARRMKKCIRCQVVIGKKLRPDGTEVASATPASGPPRQLVEELQSRYRQMEERITCPICIDSHIRLVFQCGHGACAPCGAALSACPICRQPIRDRIQIFV; this is translated from the exons ATGCTCAGcgtgtgctgggccctggggacatCAGTGATGGAGCCCAGGCAAAGTG GTCCCGGAGCAGTCCTGCCCACCATGGACCCAGACCCCCAGGCAGGTGTGCAGGTGGGCATGCGTGTGGTACGCGGCGTGGACTGGAAGTGGGGCCAGCAGGATGGCGGTGAGGGCGGCGTGGGCACAGTGGTGGAGCTCGGCCGCCATGGTAGCCCCTCGACCCCCGACCGCACGGTAGTTGTGCAGTGGGACCACGGCACCCGCACCAACTACCGCGCTGGCTACCAGGGTGCCCACGACCTGCTGCTCTATGACAACGCCCAGATCG GCGTCCGCCACCCCAACATCATCTGCGACTGCTGCAAGAAGCACGGCCTGCGAGGCATGCGCTGGAAGTGCCGCGTCTGCTTCGACTACGACCTGTGCACGCAGTGCTACATGCACAACAAGCATGACCTCACCCACGCCTTCGAGCGCTACGAGACAGCCCACTCCCGCCC GGTCACGCTGAGTCCCCGCCAGGGCCTCCCGAGGATCCCATTGAGGGGCATCTTCCAGGGGGCGAAGGTGGTGCGGGGCCCTGACTGGGAGTGGGGTTCGCAGGATG gaggggaagggaagctgGGCCGAGTGGTGGACATCCGTGGCTGGGATGTGGAGACGGGCCGGAGTGTGGCCAGTGTGACGTGGGCTGATGGCACCACCAATGTGTACCGTGTGGGCCACAAGGGCAAGGTGGACCTCAAGTGTGTGAACGAGGCAGCTGGTGGCTTCTACTACAAGGAGCACCTCCCGAGGCTTG GTAAGCCAGCAGAGCTGCAGCGCAGGGTGAGTGCCGACAGCCAGCCTTTCCAGCACGGGGACAAGGTTAAGTGTCTGCTGGACACAGACATCCTGAGGGAGATGCAGGAAGGCCACGGCGGGTGGAACCCCAGGATGGCGGAG TTTATCGGACAGACGGGCACCGTGCACCGCATCACGGACCGTGGGGATGTGCGTGTGCAGTTCGGCCGTGAGACCCGCTGGACCTTCCACCCTGGGGCTCTCACCAAG caCAATGCCTTCTGGGTGGGCGATGTGGTACGGGTCATCGATGACCTTGACACAGTGAAGCGGCTGCAGGCTGGGCATGGCGAGTGGACAGATGACATGGCCCCC GCCCTGGGCCGCATTGGGAAGGTGGTGAAAGTTTTCAGAGACGGTAACCTGCGTGTGGCAGTCGGTGGTCAGCTGTGGACCTTCAGCCCCTCCTGCCTGGTGGCCTACCGGCCTGAGGAGGATGCCAACCTGGATGTGGCCGAACGTGCCAGGGAGAACAAAA gcttcctgagtGTTGCCCTGGAGAAGCTTCGAGCCCAGAAGAGTGACTTGGAGCACCCGGGGAGACTGGTGGTGGAGGTGGCCTTGGGCAGTATGGCCGGGGCTCTGGACCAGCTGAGGCGGCACCCAGAGCAG GTGGACACCAAGAACCAGGGCAGGACCGCCCTGCAGGTGGCCGCCTACCTAGGCCAGGTGGAGCTGGTGCGGCTGCTGCTGCAGGCACGAGCGGGCATGGACCTGGCAGATGATGAGGGCAATACGGCGCTGCACTATGCAGCCTTGGG GAACCAGCCTGAGGCTGCCCGGTTGCTCCTGAGCTCCGGGTGTGGGGCCAATGCTCTTAACAGCACCCGGAGCGCAGCATTGCATGTGGCTGTGCAGAGGGGCTTCCTAGAGGTGGTGAAGGTCCTCTGTGAACGTGGCTGTGACGTCAACCTGCCT GATGCACACGCGGACACACCTCTGCACTGTGCCATCTCGGCGGGCGCCGGCGCCAGCGGCATCGTGGAGGTCCTCACTGAGGTGCCGGGTGTTGATGTCACGGCCACTAACAGCCAGGGCTTCACCCTGCTGCATCACGCATCCCTCAAGGGCCACACGCT AGCTGTCAGGAGGATTCTAGCTCGGGCACGACAGCTGGTGGACGCCAAGAAGGAGGATGGCTTCACAGCCTTACACCTGGCTGCCCTCAACAACCACCGGGAAGTGGCCCAGATTCTCATCCGGGAG GGCCGCTGCGATGTGAACGTTCGCAACCGTAAGCTCCAGTCCCCCCTGCACCTGGCCGTGCAGCAGGCCCATGTGGGGCTGGTGCCGCTGCTGGTGGACGCGGGCTGCAGTGTCAACGCCGAGGATGAGGAAGGGGACACAGCCTTGCACGTGGCCCTGCAGCGTCATCAGCTGCTGCCCCTGGCAGCAGATGGGGCCGGGGGGGACCCAGGGCCCTTGCAGCTGCTGTCCAGG CTCCAGGCCTCAGGCCTCCCGGGCAGCGGGGAGCTGACGGTGGGAGCGGCGGTCGCATGCTTCCTGGCGCTGGAGGGCGCCGACGTGAGCTACGCCAACCACCGCGGCCGCAGCCCGCTGGACCTGGCCGCTGAGGGCCGTGTACTCAAGGCCCTGCAGGGCTGTGCGCAGCGCTTCCG GGAGAGGCACGCGGGCGGCAGCGGGGGTGCGGCCCCGGGCCCGAGGCTGGTGCTTGGCACCCCCAACACCGTGACGAACCTGCACGTGGCTGCGCCGTCGGGGCCCGAGGCCGCCGAGTGCCTGGTGTGCTCGGAGCTGGCGCTGCTGGTGTTGTTCTCGCCGTGCCAGCACCGCACTGTGTGCGAGG agTGCGCGCGCAGGATGAAGAAGTGCATCAGATGCCAGGTGGTCATCGGCAAGAAGCTGCGGccag ACGGCACAGAGGTGGCCAGCGCGACCCCCGCGTCCGGCCCGCCGCGGCAGCTGGTGGAGGAGCTGCAGAGTCGCTACCGGCAGATGGAGGAGCGCATCACCTGCCCCATCTGCATTGACAGCCACATCCGCCTCGTGTTCCAGTGCGGCCACGGCGCGTGCGCACCCTGCGGCGCCGCGCTCAGCGCCTGCCCCATCTGCCGCCAGCCCATCCGCGACCGCATCCAGATCTTCGTGTag